In the genome of Vibrio sp. CB1-14, one region contains:
- a CDS encoding IS4 family transposase, with amino-acid sequence MENLTPMKWAQVQFGLAKLNDPRRTQRLISMAASLANQPGVAVSKLAISPADMEGAYRFIRNDQIQPNDIAESGFQVTAQHAQDHSLLLALEDTTSLTYQHKSVRDTLGHTNQGNRSRALLAHSILLFAPNTHQVVGLIEQQRWSRDISKRGQGHQHASRPYKEKESYKWEKASQNMSTRLGEHLSSVISVCDREADIYEYLTYKTEQQQRFVVRSMQSRCIKEHDQKLYDYSNKLPVVDLKTLNIPQRGGRKARDVELEIRYAPVTLKAPANKVSEPDIPLYYVSCIERGEDKDKLAWHLLTSEVINSYDDAIAVISYYEHRWLVEDYHKVWKTGGTDVEALRMQCGENLERMSVILAFVATRLLQLRFMKYVEPKGDVMSCEVVLGHKAWKLLWFKTVGKPLPTQVPDTHWAYESLARLGGWKDTKRTGRASVQVLWEGWFKLQTILEGYELAMSLERADL; translated from the coding sequence ATGGAAAACTTAACACCAATGAAGTGGGCACAAGTACAGTTTGGTCTGGCAAAGCTTAACGACCCTAGACGAACTCAACGATTGATATCAATGGCTGCTTCACTTGCTAATCAACCAGGCGTTGCCGTGTCTAAGCTTGCTATTTCACCCGCAGATATGGAAGGCGCTTACCGCTTTATCCGTAATGACCAAATCCAACCGAACGATATCGCTGAATCAGGCTTTCAAGTCACCGCTCAGCATGCGCAAGACCACTCGTTACTATTGGCACTAGAAGATACGACCTCACTTACTTACCAACACAAAAGTGTACGAGATACTCTTGGACATACGAATCAAGGCAACCGAAGTCGTGCTCTTCTTGCTCACTCTATCTTACTTTTCGCACCTAATACTCATCAGGTAGTCGGTCTTATTGAGCAACAACGCTGGAGCCGAGACATCTCTAAACGAGGGCAAGGTCATCAACATGCGTCTCGCCCCTACAAAGAGAAAGAAAGTTACAAGTGGGAAAAAGCCTCACAAAATATGTCAACTCGCCTAGGTGAGCACCTATCTTCGGTTATCTCCGTTTGTGACAGAGAGGCTGACATCTATGAATACCTGACCTATAAGACAGAACAGCAGCAACGCTTTGTCGTGCGTTCGATGCAAAGTCGATGTATTAAAGAACATGACCAGAAGCTTTACGACTACTCAAACAAACTGCCAGTAGTAGACCTTAAAACGCTGAATATTCCTCAACGAGGTGGTCGTAAGGCCAGAGATGTTGAGCTGGAAATTCGATATGCTCCAGTCACTCTTAAAGCACCCGCTAACAAAGTGTCTGAACCGGATATCCCACTTTACTATGTGAGTTGCATTGAGCGTGGAGAGGATAAAGATAAATTGGCGTGGCACCTGCTGACGTCTGAAGTAATAAACTCGTATGATGACGCTATAGCGGTCATCAGCTATTACGAGCATCGGTGGCTTGTCGAAGACTATCACAAAGTCTGGAAAACCGGTGGTACAGACGTAGAGGCGTTAAGGATGCAGTGTGGTGAAAACCTTGAGCGAATGAGCGTCATACTCGCCTTTGTTGCCACAAGATTACTTCAACTACGCTTTATGAAATATGTTGAGCCAAAAGGTGATGTGATGAGTTGTGAAGTGGTGTTAGGTCATAAAGCGTGGAAGCTATTATGGTTCAAAACCGTAGGGAAGCCACTGCCAACCCAAGTACCAGATACCCATTGGGCTTATGAAAGCCTTGCTAGGTTGGGAGGGTGGAAAGACACCAAGCGAACAGGGCGAGCATCAGTCCAAGTGTTATGGGAAGGATGGTTCAAATTACAAACCATCCTTGAAGGCTATGAACTAGCGATGTCTCTTGAACGAGCAGACTTGTGA
- a CDS encoding ATP-binding protein: protein MKLTVNEQGLLAKLNTLFSNNTKIWTELLQNACRAGATEVNITTEQEGEHESLTFKDNGEGIKDFSKLFNVAQSGWDDSTINTQSAFGMGFTSTLFVCRQLLIRSNGRYLLVDTEDIINQQEFFDVPDDGASQTGTSITLIGLNDNVKKSLFSKRSSRPLQVLHEASEGYALNVYINDEKANSRYSIPALRQCSNFIERRTSCATVFIDHKAVNLQPKTFLQGAAISSSLTSVIYTYGSHLPTVIVHFDDSVPARMPDRDCLIDDSDVVSEIRALFNQTMVEMVDSDLSTMSEEAFLADERCHSRLKNYCPERLNKMSCLPMHTVVRSGNYDFDRRDNFDETIYEGVLTKSDIKDLTLVAMPECDCEYDDEDMLTLHALMACDDVVFVQTGLYPTEHWIHSMTMDFDSFSVTLDASKAGEPIYFTSDYYLFFDIVLCESLAGQFTTGKRAPLDWTVSDNVLYISNDCDIGTKADLITAALNSYQSEFSYLETEFEADSHKLQEFVTLHRVNSDSELLESILERALAEHGHATKAKLATSAFTITFDDQGNFTLK, encoded by the coding sequence ATGAAACTCACCGTAAACGAGCAAGGGCTACTTGCTAAACTCAATACACTTTTTTCAAACAACACCAAAATTTGGACTGAACTGCTACAAAATGCCTGCCGCGCAGGTGCTACGGAAGTCAACATCACCACCGAACAAGAAGGCGAGCACGAGTCACTCACCTTTAAAGACAACGGAGAAGGTATCAAAGACTTCTCCAAACTTTTCAATGTCGCCCAATCAGGTTGGGACGATTCAACCATCAACACACAGTCTGCCTTCGGCATGGGCTTTACAAGCACCTTGTTTGTCTGTCGACAACTGCTCATACGAAGTAATGGTCGGTATCTACTCGTAGACACCGAAGACATCATCAATCAACAAGAGTTTTTCGATGTGCCGGATGACGGCGCATCACAAACAGGGACGAGCATCACGCTCATTGGGCTTAATGACAACGTCAAAAAATCGCTCTTTAGCAAACGATCTTCTCGACCGCTGCAGGTATTGCATGAAGCCAGTGAAGGCTACGCGCTGAATGTCTATATTAATGATGAAAAAGCCAATAGCCGCTACTCAATACCAGCGCTTCGACAGTGCAGTAACTTCATAGAGCGCAGAACAAGTTGCGCCACCGTGTTCATTGATCACAAAGCAGTAAACCTTCAGCCAAAAACATTCCTACAAGGCGCGGCTATTTCCAGCAGTCTAACATCGGTCATTTACACCTATGGAAGTCACTTACCGACGGTCATTGTTCACTTTGATGATAGTGTTCCTGCTCGTATGCCAGACCGCGATTGCCTAATCGACGACTCGGACGTTGTGAGCGAAATCAGAGCACTGTTTAACCAAACGATGGTCGAGATGGTCGACAGCGATTTATCCACCATGTCAGAAGAAGCCTTTCTGGCGGATGAGCGGTGCCATTCGCGCTTAAAAAACTATTGTCCAGAGCGACTCAACAAGATGAGTTGTCTCCCAATGCACACGGTGGTGCGTTCTGGCAATTATGACTTTGACCGACGTGACAACTTCGATGAAACAATTTATGAAGGTGTACTCACGAAGTCTGACATCAAAGATCTTACGCTGGTGGCGATGCCAGAATGTGACTGCGAGTATGATGACGAAGACATGCTCACACTGCATGCGTTGATGGCATGCGACGATGTAGTTTTCGTGCAAACAGGTCTGTATCCAACCGAGCACTGGATACACTCAATGACAATGGACTTTGATAGCTTTTCCGTAACGCTAGACGCCAGCAAGGCTGGCGAGCCTATCTACTTCACCAGTGATTACTATCTATTTTTTGATATCGTGCTTTGCGAGAGCCTTGCCGGACAATTTACCACTGGTAAGCGTGCGCCTCTCGATTGGACAGTCTCAGACAATGTGCTTTATATATCAAACGACTGCGATATTGGTACTAAAGCCGATTTAATTACCGCCGCTTTGAACTCGTATCAATCCGAGTTCAGTTATCTAGAGACAGAATTTGAAGCTGACAGTCACAAGCTTCAGGAGTTTGTCACATTGCATCGCGTAAACTCTGACTCCGAACTTTTAGAGAGTATTTTAGAGCGCGCCTTAGCTGAGCACGGGCATGCCACTAAGGCTAAGCTCGCCACCAGCGCCTTTACGATAACCTTTGATGACCAGGGTAATTTCACTCTCAAGTAG
- the tnpA gene encoding IS200/IS605 family transposase gives MSRYESASHVYYRCQYHIVWTPKYRLKILKGNLGKELYRSIYIYSNMKNCKVVELNVQVDHVHLVVRMPPSLSISKYMGFVKGRTAIRLFNKFPYLRKQKLWGNKFWQRGYFVDSVGMNEEIIRRYVRHQDRVGKEEEERQMHLGLSN, from the coding sequence ATGAGCAGATATGAATCCGCTTCACACGTATATTACAGGTGCCAGTACCACATAGTTTGGACGCCGAAGTACCGACTCAAAATTCTCAAGGGTAACTTGGGCAAAGAGCTGTACCGAAGTATCTATATCTACAGCAACATGAAAAACTGCAAGGTTGTAGAGTTGAACGTTCAAGTAGATCACGTCCACTTAGTTGTGAGAATGCCACCAAGTTTGAGTATTTCAAAGTATATGGGATTTGTTAAAGGACGGACAGCGATAAGGCTGTTCAACAAATTTCCGTATCTAAGAAAGCAAAAGTTATGGGGCAATAAGTTTTGGCAGCGTGGCTATTTTGTTGATTCGGTAGGAATGAACGAGGAAATAATCCGAAGATATGTCAGGCACCAAGATCGTGTGGGAAAGGAAGAAGAAGAGCGTCAGATGCATCTAGGGTTGAGTAACTAA
- a CDS encoding DNA cytosine methyltransferase, which translates to MIKNRVATAVDLFAGAGGTSVGATLGGVDVLWAANHNALAVETHQRNHPNTTHVTQDLHQADWSLLPKHDILYASPCCQGHSRARGKPHNDYHSDKSRSTAWAVISCLECHKTPVALIENVIDFKKWSLYPIWLEALKALGYAVSENTFNAKHHGVPQSRNRLILLATRTRSPLPIQLEKEPLIGASSFLDLSIAGHDWDNVANRVPATRKRVANARRDHGDIFIDSAYGSATSGHSIHAPIPTITTVNKHSLVIGDKIRPITIEEIAAAQTFPANYNWPASKVATKAFIGNAVPPAFAKRLTDYVLQYA; encoded by the coding sequence ATGATAAAAAATCGAGTAGCCACCGCCGTTGACCTTTTTGCAGGCGCTGGTGGTACCAGCGTCGGAGCCACGCTAGGAGGAGTCGATGTTCTCTGGGCAGCAAATCACAATGCACTTGCTGTAGAGACCCATCAAAGAAATCACCCAAACACTACACACGTTACTCAAGACTTACACCAAGCAGACTGGAGTCTTTTGCCAAAGCACGACATTCTTTACGCTAGTCCATGCTGTCAGGGACATTCCCGTGCACGCGGAAAACCTCACAACGACTACCACTCTGACAAGAGCCGCTCAACCGCTTGGGCTGTCATTAGCTGTTTAGAGTGTCACAAAACCCCGGTTGCTCTGATTGAAAACGTCATAGATTTCAAAAAATGGTCACTATATCCCATTTGGCTTGAAGCACTGAAAGCCCTTGGCTACGCCGTCTCTGAAAACACATTCAATGCAAAACATCATGGTGTACCACAAAGTCGTAATCGCCTTATCCTGCTTGCCACAAGAACGCGATCGCCCTTACCTATTCAGCTTGAAAAAGAGCCGCTCATTGGTGCGAGCAGCTTTCTTGATCTCAGTATCGCAGGACATGACTGGGATAACGTTGCCAACCGTGTACCGGCGACACGCAAGCGAGTGGCTAACGCAAGACGTGACCATGGTGATATCTTCATTGACTCAGCCTACGGCAGTGCCACCAGCGGGCACAGCATTCATGCCCCTATACCGACAATCACCACCGTGAACAAACACAGTCTTGTGATCGGAGATAAAATCCGACCAATCACAATTGAGGAGATAGCCGCCGCGCAAACATTCCCTGCTAATTACAATTGGCCAGCATCGAAAGTCGCCACAAAAGCTTTTATTGGCAACGCCGTACCACCAGCCTTCGCTAAACGATTAACTGATTACGTGCTCCAATATGCCTAA
- a CDS encoding S49 family peptidase, with the protein MKPIRRQHFLTKPLTYWSKRNAAPRRRKGDTLSGQIADMTERFKLFTRMNTLKVIAIVSAVVFGIAHTLYVYHFWQAPLPHIALIQLEGAVKRGSKTADGTILSEALKKAMNDPLAHAVIIEANSPGGSPVQAEILHRTMMDMRETTHKAIYFSVGEACASACLYMASAADVVLAHKNSLLGSVGVRMDTWGFDKVLSKLEIERRTMTAGANKASLDPFLPENPEVKAHMQTQVLTPLYRQFKAALIEGRGNKLDTGNPNLFTGLVWTGDEAVALGLADDIMTHFELREQLMDEYDITLIQNYTKPSFSIQNLMSSDFWAEVVTKALTNLEAEQPLTIR; encoded by the coding sequence ATGAAACCCATTAGACGACAGCATTTCCTCACTAAGCCACTGACTTACTGGTCAAAGCGCAATGCAGCGCCTAGGCGTCGTAAAGGAGACACTCTGAGCGGGCAAATTGCGGACATGACCGAACGATTTAAGCTGTTCACTCGCATGAACACGCTGAAAGTCATCGCCATTGTTTCCGCAGTGGTGTTTGGTATTGCGCATACCTTGTATGTGTATCACTTCTGGCAAGCACCATTGCCGCACATCGCGCTTATTCAGCTTGAAGGCGCGGTGAAACGTGGTTCAAAAACGGCCGATGGCACCATCTTGTCTGAAGCGTTAAAAAAGGCGATGAATGACCCGTTGGCGCACGCAGTCATCATTGAGGCGAACTCCCCAGGCGGTTCTCCCGTTCAAGCGGAGATCTTACACCGCACCATGATGGACATGCGCGAGACGACCCACAAAGCCATCTATTTTTCAGTCGGTGAGGCGTGCGCGTCAGCTTGTCTATACATGGCGAGCGCCGCCGATGTTGTATTGGCACACAAGAACAGCTTACTGGGCAGCGTCGGCGTGCGAATGGACACGTGGGGTTTTGACAAAGTGCTCTCAAAGCTTGAGATAGAAAGGCGCACCATGACTGCAGGGGCGAATAAAGCCTCACTTGACCCTTTCTTGCCAGAGAATCCTGAAGTGAAGGCGCACATGCAAACGCAGGTGCTCACTCCTTTGTATCGTCAGTTTAAAGCCGCTTTGATTGAGGGGCGTGGCAACAAACTTGATACCGGCAACCCCAATCTTTTTACGGGGCTTGTTTGGACGGGTGACGAAGCGGTCGCGCTCGGCTTGGCTGATGACATCATGACCCATTTCGAACTGCGAGAGCAGCTGATGGATGAGTACGACATCACGCTCATTCAAAACTACACCAAACCCTCATTCAGTATTCAGAACCTTATGAGCTCGGATTTTTGGGCTGAAGTGGTCACGAAAGCGTTGACCAACCTTGAAGCTGAGCAACCTTTGACGATTCGTTAG
- a CDS encoding toxin-antitoxin system YwqK family antitoxin translates to MNKVVVLLSIFLSFGAVAEVVKTYYESGALKTQENHKDGQQEGETIIYYESGKLKGKEKYKDGKLNGKQVIYFENGLLFRTGSYLNNQLHGSYKEFYDNGARHKEIHYVHDKQEGLAKTFYKNDSLKGAFQYVNGQLHGEQLEYFESGAIQSRVNYKNGKQEGLATQYYQSGGKEFVWNYVDGKLEGIVEAYYESGAIKTEMNVSNGVQDGTHREFYESGAIKLEQSAVNGLIEGIVKAYHENGAIRIEQNKVNGKLEGVSKVYYESGALQSKEFYKNGLLQGLVSNYYESGAIKVTKPYSKGVAEGLAKGYFESGSLKGETNYVNGEAHGVSKVYNEKGVLIIRENYVNGKLAGSWHRDK, encoded by the coding sequence GTGAACAAAGTAGTTGTTTTATTGAGCATTTTTCTGTCGTTTGGGGCTGTGGCAGAAGTAGTAAAGACATATTACGAAAGTGGGGCGCTGAAAACACAAGAGAACCACAAGGACGGCCAGCAGGAAGGTGAGACGATAATTTACTATGAAAGCGGGAAATTGAAGGGCAAGGAAAAGTATAAAGACGGAAAACTTAATGGTAAGCAAGTCATATATTTTGAGAATGGCCTTCTATTTCGAACCGGGAGTTATCTCAACAATCAGTTGCATGGTAGCTACAAAGAGTTCTATGACAATGGCGCTAGGCACAAAGAGATCCACTACGTACATGACAAGCAAGAGGGACTTGCCAAGACTTTTTACAAAAATGACTCCTTAAAAGGCGCATTTCAGTATGTGAATGGTCAACTCCATGGCGAACAGTTGGAGTACTTTGAAAGTGGTGCGATTCAAAGTCGAGTTAATTATAAGAATGGAAAGCAGGAAGGCCTTGCAACTCAATATTACCAAAGCGGCGGTAAAGAGTTCGTGTGGAATTACGTTGATGGGAAGTTAGAGGGCATTGTTGAGGCATACTATGAAAGCGGTGCAATCAAAACTGAGATGAACGTCTCCAATGGTGTTCAAGATGGAACGCATCGCGAGTTTTATGAAAGTGGTGCCATTAAACTAGAACAGTCTGCAGTTAATGGCCTTATAGAAGGCATTGTTAAAGCATACCATGAAAATGGTGCCATAAGGATAGAGCAAAATAAAGTTAACGGTAAACTTGAAGGCGTGTCGAAGGTTTATTATGAAAGCGGAGCTTTACAGTCTAAAGAGTTCTATAAGAATGGTCTACTTCAGGGGCTCGTTTCTAACTACTATGAAAGTGGGGCAATTAAAGTAACGAAGCCCTATTCCAAGGGTGTGGCTGAGGGTTTAGCTAAGGGCTATTTTGAAAGCGGCTCTCTTAAAGGAGAGACGAATTATGTCAATGGTGAAGCACATGGTGTGTCTAAGGTTTACAATGAAAAAGGCGTCCTCATCATTAGAGAGAACTATGTAAACGGTAAGCTAGCAGGCTCCTGGCATCGCGACAAGTAG
- a CDS encoding DUF4406 domain-containing protein, translating into MLERGLAADLMQTIMEACDFGEYELVACDGVDVYEKSIEQVCYFKRCEDEPHATRLCLTNDAVRHPYLLNCEQVSELLKKELAEINHEVLPVTGNLLQFPVSNKAKVEPIREVVFLSGAVTAGDITSNRKRFMDSEKRYRDLGYTVIHTCQLPLGLGERAYMRASMAMIFNCDRVVMLSGWERSSGALAEYFLSKKLGLPIVFDNPSHPSESDTACTTTSTH; encoded by the coding sequence ATGCTTGAACGAGGCTTAGCTGCAGACTTGATGCAAACGATTATGGAAGCGTGCGACTTTGGCGAGTACGAACTGGTGGCGTGCGATGGCGTCGATGTCTACGAAAAGAGTATTGAGCAGGTGTGCTACTTCAAGCGTTGTGAGGATGAGCCACATGCCACACGGCTATGTTTAACGAATGACGCTGTTCGTCACCCATACTTACTCAATTGTGAGCAGGTAAGCGAACTGCTTAAAAAAGAGTTAGCCGAGATCAATCATGAAGTGTTGCCGGTTACGGGCAATTTACTACAGTTTCCCGTATCCAATAAGGCTAAAGTAGAGCCAATTCGTGAAGTGGTCTTTCTTTCAGGGGCAGTGACCGCCGGTGATATTACGTCTAACCGCAAAAGGTTCATGGACAGCGAGAAGCGCTATAGAGACTTAGGCTATACCGTTATCCACACCTGTCAGTTACCGCTTGGACTGGGAGAGCGTGCCTACATGCGGGCTTCGATGGCGATGATATTCAATTGCGATAGAGTTGTGATGTTATCAGGATGGGAGCGCTCCTCAGGCGCACTAGCAGAGTACTTTTTGAGTAAAAAACTAGGATTACCTATCGTGTTTGATAACCCTAGTCATCCCAGTGAGTCTGATACAGCTTGCACCACTACATCCACTCACTGA
- a CDS encoding tetratricopeptide repeat protein, with protein MKAGRMYESLYHHSVLHGSVIGTDLELVSRMELLEHALACYSMACALSTNMEGYRKLKGHENSVHEMILEWGKSEPLFRYASVAYQLYNDDNLPQYARERLEASTNAGYAPSQCLLANVLCREGDYELAIEYFIKAAEQENTKALIDLYQLYTDNNFIAPDHDNARKFLDRAIELDCPDAYATKAIDYFEGVTDSKDEKQGHELLNTAIKMGSQIGIEYSLSRSVQRQIAERISSEASTMLQEIRTSLEQQKKKPTTNPHIAKAKIKPNDTCKCGSGKKYKKCCGGIPTITPSHIFSEWM; from the coding sequence ATGAAAGCCGGACGAATGTACGAGTCGTTGTATCACCATAGCGTCTTGCATGGTTCGGTTATAGGAACAGATCTTGAGCTAGTGTCGCGAATGGAGCTTCTTGAGCATGCTCTCGCCTGCTACAGCATGGCCTGCGCCTTATCAACAAACATGGAAGGCTATCGAAAACTGAAAGGTCACGAAAATTCCGTCCATGAAATGATCTTGGAATGGGGAAAATCGGAGCCACTCTTTCGATACGCGAGTGTCGCTTATCAGTTGTATAACGATGATAATTTGCCTCAGTACGCAAGAGAGCGGCTGGAAGCATCAACGAATGCCGGCTACGCCCCTTCACAATGCCTATTGGCCAACGTTCTGTGTCGGGAAGGAGACTATGAATTGGCTATCGAATACTTTATCAAGGCGGCAGAACAAGAGAACACGAAAGCACTTATCGACCTCTATCAGCTTTATACCGATAATAATTTCATCGCTCCCGATCATGACAATGCGCGCAAGTTTCTAGACAGAGCAATTGAGCTCGACTGCCCTGACGCATACGCTACCAAGGCCATAGATTACTTTGAAGGCGTTACCGACAGTAAAGACGAGAAACAAGGCCATGAGTTGTTAAATACAGCGATAAAAATGGGTAGCCAAATAGGTATTGAGTACAGCTTATCTAGGAGTGTGCAAAGGCAAATTGCTGAGCGGATTTCTAGCGAAGCCAGCACGATGCTTCAGGAGATCCGAACATCACTTGAGCAACAAAAAAAGAAGCCGACAACAAATCCTCATATCGCTAAGGCAAAAATCAAACCAAACGATACCTGCAAATGCGGTTCTGGTAAGAAGTACAAAAAATGCTGCGGTGGCATACCCACGATAACACCTTCGCATATATTCAGTGAGTGGATGTAG
- a CDS encoding DUF6471 domain-containing protein, translating to MTNGITKQTKSDCEKALDEVAHDEIKRHIKAQMKLHNVSAVTVAQRLTEMGRPITAQGLRNKISKGTHQTMWYWDLIKAIKNTHGKAIDRQSAS from the coding sequence GTGACGAACGGAATAACTAAACAAACAAAGTCGGATTGTGAGAAAGCACTAGATGAGGTCGCACACGACGAAATCAAAAGGCACATCAAAGCTCAAATGAAGCTACACAATGTGTCTGCTGTTACTGTGGCGCAAAGATTGACAGAGATGGGCAGGCCGATCACGGCTCAGGGGTTGAGAAACAAAATCAGTAAAGGTACCCATCAGACGATGTGGTACTGGGACTTAATAAAGGCCATCAAGAACACCCATGGCAAGGCGATTGATAGACAGTCGGCCTCTTGA
- the ltrA gene encoding group II intron reverse transcriptase/maturase: protein MMISKEISASSDGAQWQSINWKSAEAHVLKLQKRIAKATREKKYGKVKSLQWLLTHSRSAKLIAVKRVSQNRGSKTPGIDGVIWNTDTRRMKAVNQLSRKTYKAKPLKRIYIPKKNGKLRPLGIPCMIDRAQQALHLLALEPVSETIADLNSYGFRPNRSTADAISQCFICLAQKKSAKWVLEGDIKACFDKIGHQWLMENITVDKRMLEQWLKSGFVDKGLFYDTDEGTPQGGIISPTLMLMTLAGLEQRIKSTTLRKGARANFIGYADDFVVTCSSKEVLVNDIKPLIADFLAERGLTLSEEKTKITHIDDGFDFLGFNPRKYKGKLLIKPSKSNTLLFLRNLRELVKKHATIPVNDLIRMINPKLRGWANYYRHCVAKQVFGYVGHKLFQALWHWAVRRHPTKSKDWVVHKYFLNRKGQWQFHGWQKIMNMDCHFNLFQIAKVPIERHVKIRSAATPYDPDYQEYLAKRKSKRQARNSWVEPVPTAL from the coding sequence ATGATGATCTCGAAAGAGATTAGTGCATCTTCTGACGGTGCTCAGTGGCAGTCTATCAACTGGAAATCCGCTGAAGCGCACGTATTAAAGCTTCAAAAGCGTATCGCAAAAGCAACGAGAGAAAAGAAATACGGTAAGGTGAAGTCCTTACAGTGGCTCTTAACTCACTCTCGTTCAGCAAAGCTTATTGCTGTTAAACGAGTCTCTCAAAATAGAGGCAGTAAAACGCCTGGAATAGACGGCGTTATCTGGAATACAGATACGCGCCGTATGAAAGCAGTGAATCAATTGAGTCGTAAGACTTACAAAGCCAAACCACTTAAACGTATCTACATCCCCAAAAAGAATGGCAAACTCAGACCTCTAGGTATTCCGTGCATGATAGACAGAGCGCAACAAGCGCTCCATCTGTTGGCACTAGAGCCTGTCTCTGAAACAATTGCCGACCTTAACAGCTATGGATTTAGACCAAACCGCAGCACCGCTGACGCCATCAGCCAGTGCTTTATATGTTTGGCACAGAAGAAATCAGCAAAATGGGTTCTTGAGGGCGATATTAAAGCTTGCTTCGATAAAATCGGGCATCAATGGCTTATGGAAAATATCACTGTAGATAAACGTATGTTAGAGCAATGGCTAAAGTCTGGTTTTGTGGATAAAGGCCTGTTCTACGACACCGACGAGGGTACGCCACAAGGAGGGATAATATCCCCAACCTTGATGCTAATGACTCTCGCAGGGCTAGAGCAACGTATAAAATCCACAACACTCAGAAAAGGAGCTAGGGCTAACTTCATTGGTTACGCTGACGATTTCGTGGTCACTTGCTCTTCAAAGGAAGTGCTAGTGAACGATATCAAACCGTTGATTGCTGACTTTTTGGCTGAAAGAGGGTTAACCCTATCCGAAGAGAAAACGAAGATCACTCATATTGATGATGGCTTTGACTTTCTGGGCTTCAACCCTAGGAAGTATAAAGGGAAATTGCTCATTAAACCGAGCAAGTCCAACACGCTGTTATTCTTGAGGAATCTACGTGAACTTGTCAAAAAGCACGCCACTATCCCCGTTAATGATCTTATCAGGATGATAAATCCAAAACTTAGAGGATGGGCGAATTACTATCGCCATTGCGTTGCTAAACAAGTATTTGGGTATGTAGGTCACAAACTATTCCAAGCGCTATGGCACTGGGCAGTTAGACGTCATCCAACCAAGTCTAAAGACTGGGTTGTTCACAAATATTTCCTCAACCGAAAAGGCCAATGGCAATTTCATGGTTGGCAGAAAATTATGAACATGGACTGTCACTTCAACTTGTTCCAAATCGCAAAAGTGCCAATAGAGCGACATGTGAAAATCCGAAGCGCCGCGACTCCTTATGACCCCGATTACCAAGAATACTTGGCTAAGCGGAAATCAAAGAGACAAGCACGAAACTCTTGGGTTGAACCTGTTCCAACTGCTTTATGA
- a CDS encoding DUF4400 domain-containing protein: protein MSAYDTNDLINEGNRAILGDGKASSSRIVIFVVVSFFLLLSYSTFLVPTDTLSGEIVTEVKNSQSALEPAQFRIVLARTERWYEASVVATGIQHYLDSQVSKGVREGEARGKGMMALFQNGAARVGQNIKLMIYRSLFRINYMAQWFIYGSVAFFIFLLDAYYTYKIRLSTFEVQNIKLSTVMLNSTTLYLIILWLYLFIPLWDLSFWNYLPLVFMAGGILSTTTLIRHYTRV, encoded by the coding sequence ATGTCCGCGTATGACACCAACGATCTTATCAACGAAGGCAATCGCGCCATCCTTGGCGACGGTAAGGCATCGTCGTCACGCATTGTGATTTTTGTCGTCGTGAGCTTCTTTTTGCTGCTTTCATACAGCACCTTCTTGGTGCCAACCGATACCCTCTCTGGCGAAATCGTCACGGAAGTAAAAAACAGTCAATCTGCTTTGGAGCCCGCTCAGTTTCGCATAGTGCTGGCACGCACCGAGCGTTGGTACGAAGCGTCCGTCGTCGCCACTGGGATCCAGCATTATCTCGACAGTCAGGTTTCTAAAGGGGTGAGAGAAGGGGAGGCGCGCGGTAAAGGCATGATGGCACTCTTCCAAAATGGCGCCGCTCGCGTTGGGCAGAACATCAAACTGATGATCTATCGCAGCCTGTTTCGGATTAATTACATGGCGCAGTGGTTTATCTATGGTTCTGTCGCGTTTTTTATCTTCCTGCTTGATGCGTACTACACCTACAAAATCCGCTTAAGCACCTTTGAAGTTCAAAATATCAAGCTCTCCACGGTAATGCTCAACTCCACCACGCTCTATCTCATCATTTTGTGGCTGTACCTGTTTATTCCACTCTGGGATCTGAGTTTTTGGAATTACCTGCCTCTGGTCTTTATGGCTGGCGGGATCTTGTCAACGACCACTCTCATCAGACACTACACGCGCGTATAA